From the genome of Canis lupus familiaris isolate Mischka breed German Shepherd chromosome 8, alternate assembly UU_Cfam_GSD_1.0, whole genome shotgun sequence, one region includes:
- the LOC100683923 gene encoding LOW QUALITY PROTEIN: ubiquitin domain-containing protein UBFD1-like (The sequence of the model RefSeq protein was modified relative to this genomic sequence to represent the inferred CDS: deleted 2 bases in 1 codon) — protein MAAARALDGMEEPGMDTEAEAVATKAPACPLNCVEAKEGGEGGGRRAEDSCAAPGNLQPAPAQPPGDPAAQASVSNSKDAGGGAGRKLVDLKIIWNKTKHDVKLPLDSTGSELKQKIHSITGLLPAMQKVMYKGLVPEDKTLREIKVTSGAEIMVVGSTINDVLAVNTPKDAAQQDAKAEENKKEPLCRQKQHRKVLDKGKPEDVMPSAKGAQERLQTVPLSGMYKKSEGKVRLTFKLEQDQLWISTKQQTAKLPVGSIKNVLSEPIEGHEDYHMMAFQLGPTEASYYWVYWVPTQYVDTIKDTVLGKWQYF, from the exons ATGGCAGCGGCCAGAGCTCTGGATGGCATGGAGGAACCTGGCATGGACACGGAGGCTGAGGCGGTGGCGACCAAGGCCCCCGCGTGTCCCCTTAACTGCGTGGAGGCCAAAGAGGGCGGcgagggcggc gggcggcgggccgaGGACTCCTGCGCAGCGCCAGGCAACCTGCAGCCAGCCCCGGCCCAGCCCCCTGGGGACCCTGCAGCCCAGGCCTCAGTCAGCAACAGCAAAGACGCCGGCGGCGGCGCAGGCAGGAAGCTAGTGGACCTGAAGATCATCTGGAACAAGACTAAACACGATGTGAAGCTCCCCTTGGATAGCACAGGTTCCGAGCTGAAACAGAAGATTCACTCGATTACAGGTCTCCTTCCTGCCATGCAGAAAGTCATGTATAAGGGACTCGTCCCTGAGGATAAGACgttgagagaaataaaagtgaCCAGCGGAGCAGAGATCATGGTGGTTGGCTCCACGATAAATGATGTTTTGGCTGTAAACACACCCAAAGATGCTGCCCAGCAGGATGCAAAGGCCGAAGAGAACAAGAAGGAGCCACTCTGCAGGCAGAAACAACACAGGAAAGTGTTGGATAAAGGAAAACCCGAAGATGTGATGCCATCTGCTAAGGGTGCCCAGGAGCGCCTGCAGACGGTACCCTTATCTGGCATGTACAAGAAGTCTGAAGGCAAAGTGAGGCTCACCTTCAAGCTAGAACAAGACCAGCTGTGGATCAGCACTAAACAGCAGACTGCGAAATTGCCGGTGGGCTCCATTAAAAATGTGCTCAGTGAACCTATCGAAGGACACGAAGACTACCACATGATGGCGTTTCAGTTGGGCCCCACGGAAGCCTCTTACTACTGGGTGTACTGGGTCCCAACTCAATATGTGGATACAATCAAAGACACCGTACTGGGGAAGTGGCAGTATTTTTGA